In the Purpureocillium takamizusanense chromosome 5, complete sequence genome, one interval contains:
- a CDS encoding uncharacterized protein (COG:S~EggNog:ENOG503P7W2): MITAAASPPPPEPGSDHEAQRGPSDIATEAKELNGNAAIAEIKTEQTIDVDNNGEQEKATVKKSPAMCGICETIVSKYKCPRCYLPYCSVACNKIHQDNHPPDTKPKLEPAQAPEQAPATSLPAKPSGPPNPFSALDNSDKLTWLFRKYPDLPQQLLDIHAETQPPPEDPSKQIPASLMQGVANPRRNNWTRDQGIKKGKAALRKARQLPGKAGEAVREYCTLIKMLLNEDEADDGGATATLQRQFAQQDAELIRQLMEEEKGRR; this comes from the exons ATGAtcaccgcggcggcctctcctcctccgccggagccgggctCGGATCACGAGGCACAGCGGGGACCCTCCGACATCGCcaccgaggccaaggagctcaacGGCAATGCCGCGATCGCCGAGATAAAGACCGAGCAGACCATCGACGTGGACAACAATGGGGAACAGGAGAAGGCTACCGTCAAAAAGAGTCCGGCAATGTGCGGCATTTGCGAGACTATAGTGTCCAAATACAAGTGCCCACGTTGCTACTTGCCCTA CTGCTCCGTCGCCTGCAACAAGATACACCAGGACAACCATCCTCCAGACACGAAGCCCAAGCTCGAGCCTGCCCAGGCTCCAGAACAGGCTCCCGCCACGTCTCTCCCTGCCAAGCCGTCTGGCCCTCCGAATCCCTTCTCGGCGCTCGACAACTCTGACAAGCTCACGTGGCTGTTCCGCAAGTACCCAGACCTACCACAGCAACTGCTCGACATCCACGCCGAGACGCAGCCACCGCCTGAGGACCCTAGCAAACAAATCCCAGCGTCGCTCATGCAGGGCGTCGCCAACCCGAGGAGGAACAACTGGACTCGCGATCAAGGTATCAAGAAGGGCAAAGCGGCCCTCCGAAAGGCGCGGCAGCTACCGGGGAAGGCAGGAGAGGCGGTCCGCGAGTATTGCACGCTCATTAAGATGCTCCTCAACgaagacgaagccgacgacggcggcgccacggcgacccTCCAGCGACAGTTCGCCCAGCAAGATGCAGAGTTAATACGCCAGCTgatggaggaggaaaagggcCGCCGTTGA
- a CDS encoding uncharacterized protein (EggNog:ENOG503P877) has translation MLATMSYQPREYRGTTAMAAAPAFRPARPAHHKPKSKPSQPQPLDADDLSRRLRIVLAEQKAHSERKRRARVEAERRTRHNSSRVTVKAKPPNVLVQPAKATERHDGDEPHQNRLHSTASKNSSSSTQKEDHEGHTHGHPYVPQVAAAQFTRTTTVETVSERHITNKLSKKAMRFHLDGLNASREMAGITADTAPFEQAQALRRAHNARERQYERNQFQHPVHLETAGEVDELPPLVPQRRTFETHFSSHKESTDKEARRRSTGSILGKADPQPRASCEIPSLAEHSDPRKDDDVVGGPLEHQRVDWTQSDEAQNQAIPVNMPRQSPPALRKPESKWTLRGRLGSFTKHGKEDKTPSPPDEKVGSLESPKSPVAEFFARFKR, from the coding sequence ATGCTCGCCACAATGAGCTACCAACCACGGGAGTACAGGGGGACAActgccatggctgcggcACCAGCGTTCAGGCCCGCTAGGCCCGCGCACCACAAGCCCAAGTCAAAGCCGTCGCAACCTCAACCCTTagatgccgacgacctcTCGCGGAGGCTTCGTATTGTGCTCGCTGAGCAAAAGGCACACtcggagaggaagagaagggcCAGAGTTGAAGCCGAGAGACGGACGCGGCACAATTCATCTCGAGTGACAGTTAAGGCAAAGCCGCCAAATGTTCTTGTGCAACCAGCCAAGGCTACAGAGAGACACGATGGAGACGAGCCGCACCAAAACAGGCTCCATTCGACGGCTTCGAAGAactcgtcttcctcgacccAAAAGGAGGACCACGAAGGCCATACCCATGGCCATCCGTACGTTCCCcaagtggcggcggcgcaatttacccggacgacgacggtcgaGACCGTATCGGAGAGGCATATCACCAACAAGCTGTCCAAAAAGGCCATGAGGTTCCACCTTGACGGCCTTAACGCTAGCCGGGAGATGGCGGGCATCACAGCAGACACTGCCCCCTTTGAACAGGCACAGGCGCTTCGGAGGGCACATAATGCACGCGAGCGGCAGTACGAGCGCAACCAGTTCCAGCATCCGGTACATCTGGAGACAGCGGGCGAAGTCGatgagctgccgccgcttgTCCCGCAGCGGCGGACGTTTGAAACGCACTTCAGCTCTCACAAGGAGAGCACGGACAAGGAGGCCAGAAGGAGGAGCACAGGCAGCATCCTAGGAAAGGCCGACCCCCAGCCGAGGGCTTCCTGCGAAATACCTTCTCTGGCAGAGCACAGTGATCCGAGGAAAGACGACGATGTTGTTGGTGGGCCACTCGAGCATCAGCGCGTTGACTGGACCCAGAGCGATGAGGCGCAGAACCAGGCGATACCTGTCAACATGCCGCGCCAATCTCCTCCGGCACTTCGAAAGCCAGAATCCAAATGGACGCTGCGAGGTCGCCTCGGAAGCTTCACCAAGCATGGAAAGGAGGATAAGACACCCTCTCCGCCCGACGAAAAGGTAGGGTCGCTGGAATCGCCCAAATCTCCGGTTGCAGAATTCTTTGCGCGGTTCAAGCGTTAG